The Blautia obeum ATCC 29174 region GGTAGTATCCAGATTATTTGGCGCAGGTGACAGAAAAGGAGTAAAGCGCGCAGTAACGACAGCTTTTGTCTCTTCACTCGGACTTGCGGCGGTACTCACTGTTTTTGGATATTTCTTCAGCAGTAATATGATGGAATGGATACATACACCACAGAATATTATGGCAGATGGAATTTTGTATCTCAAAATATATGTATTCGGTATGATTTTTCTGATGCTTTATAATGTATGTACTGGTGTATTTACTGCGTTGGGCGATTCCAAAACTCCATTGTATTTTCTACTGGGATCATCCGCCGGCAATATTATCCTTGACCTGATATTTGTGGCTCAGTTTCACTGGGGAGTTGCAGGTGTTGCCTGGGCTACTTTTATCGCACAGGGGATCTCAGCTGTACTTGCACTGTTGACATTGTTTTCCAGACTCAGGTCTTTTGCAGGAGAAGAAAAACAGCCGTTTTTCGACAGAGGATATTTTACTCAGATATTTGCAATTGCAGTACCAAGTATTTTACAGCAGAGTGTACTAAGTGTCGGAAATCTTTTTGTACAGGATATTGTCAATCGCTATGGCTCGGCAGTTGTTGCCGGTTATTCAGGCGCTATTAAGCTGAACACTTTTGCTATTAATATTTTTATGACATTGGGATCCTGCCTTTCAAGTTATACTGCCCAGAATATTGGCGCTGGCAAAGCAGAAAGAATACCGCTGGGATTTCGGACTGGTCTGAAACTCTCAGCGGTGGCAACTGTACCATTTGTTGTTCTGTATGTAGGATTCAGCAGACGGATGATGGGACTGTTCCTGAATGCAGAGAGTGGGGCAGCGATTACAGCAGGAATGGAGTTCCTTCGGATAGTCGCACCCTGGTATCTTATGATCGTAGTAAAGCTGATGACAGATGGAATCATCAGAGGAGCCGGTGCAATGACATATTTTGTTGCTGCAACTGTGCCGGATCTGATCATCAGAATTCTATTTGCATTGATGTTCAGCAGAAATTATGGAAGTACTGGAATCTGGATGGCATGGCCATTTGGCTGGATTGCCGCTACAGTGCTGACATTGGTTTTCTATAGAAAAGTCAGAAGACAGTCGGGAGATCTAGCATGAAAAAACGAGCATATTACCATCTTCCGGGGCTATTTGAGTTTTATGAACTGTACCGAGTATTTCTGCCGTTGTTCCGGGAACATAGAGAATATTTCTATGACTGGTGTGAGATTGGTTCAATATACGGGGCTCCGTCAGACTGTATCTGGGGCGGAGGCCGTACATCCTTTGGAGAGGCAGATGCGGAAAAAGTACTGGATCTGATGCAGGAATATCAGATATCCGCCCGACTGACATTCAGTAATTCACTTTTGCGGGAAGAACACTTGCAGGATCGGAAATGCAATGAACTCTGTGCGTTGTTGGAAAAAAACAATAAACCTCAAAATGGTGTGATCATCCATTCGGATCTACTTTCATATTATCTGCAAAAGAACTATCCGGGTCTTTATCTGGTCTCATCAACTACAAAAGTACTGACAAATTTCAGTGATTTTTTACAGGAAATAGACAGAGAGGAATTCAGATATGTAGTACCGGATTTTCGTCTTAATAAAAAATTTGATCAGTTAAATCAGATGAATACACAGCAAAAAGAAAAAGTGGAATTCCTGTGTAATGAATGCTGCTGGTTTGGATGTAAGGACAGAAAAGCCTGTTACGAAACAGTCAGTCGGAAAAATCTGGGAGAAAATTGTCAGGAACATATTTGTGCAGCACCTGATTCCGGAGAGGGATATCTTTTTTCAAAAGCAATGGCAAATCCTGGATTTATTAGTGTGACAGATATCAAAGATATTTATCTGCTAATGGGATTTTCTAATTTTAAGATTGAAGGACGCGGGCTGGGAAGTGCACTGATTTTGGAATTCCTGCTGTATTATATGACAAGACCAGAATACCAGATTCATGTCAGAGAAAAGATATATCTGGATAATATGCTGGATCTTTTTTGAGTACGAAAAGATGAAGTTATAGGGGCAATATCCATATATAGAATTGCAAGAAAGAGCATCAGGAAACTGGTGCTCTTTCTTGGTTTCGATAGTCAGTAGGAGTCATCTTATATGTTTTTTTGAAAGTTCGGCAAAAATGATCTACGTTGTTAAATCCGGTGTTATTAGAGATTGTGGCTATTTTTTCTTCTGTATTTATTAGAAGAAGCGCTGCTTGTGTAAGGCGATAGTTGATAAGATACTTAACCGGTGTCAGTTTAAGGTTATTCTGAAAAAGATGAAGGGCAGTACTCTTGCTGATATTTGCAGTTCTGGCAATATCCTCAAGTGTTATATTTTCCGAATAATGTGCATGAACGTATTGCATCATCAGCTGAAGCCGTGTTCTGGAAATTACAGCGCCCATGTTTTCAAATTGATCAAAAGTCAGATTTTCTAAAAGTAATATCCAGAGTTGCTGAACTGACATAGATACAATAATCTCACGGTTAAATTCTGTTTCCTGTACTGCAATTATTGTTTTTATGATTTCAAGAGCTTTTTTCTGCCAGGGAATATCTGGTTGAAAAACGAGATATTCAAGAGAAGATGAAATTACAGGATTGATATATTTTTTATAAATGAGACTGTCCTGTGGTGCAATAAATGAAGGCTGAAACAGAAAATTGGGAATGATGGCATCGCTTGAGGATTGTAATCGATGGAGAATTTTGGAATTGATCATTATGCCGTTACCCTCATTAAGTTCAAAGTGAACCGTACCAATATCAAAAACCACATTTCCGCTTTCGATATATATAAATTCCAGCTCACTGTGCCAGTGCCAGTCGATGCACTTAAAATCAAACAGGGCTATGTTTTCATAATAATAGCGAAAAGGATACTCGGCGCTTCCATGATGGACGGTTTCCATTAAGTTGGCATCCGTTGTTGTTTTGGTGAATTGATTTTGAAAACTCATGGCTATTAATACCTCATATAATTGAACAATACGATATATTACAATAAAATATGAAAAAATTACAATGAAATTAGTGTACACATATTATATAATACAAACAAATATTATTCAAGGAGCATCTTACATGAAGAATTATAAAAAAACCAAATTGGCCTGTTATCTTGGATTTATAACACAGGCAATCGCTGCTAATTTCGCACCGCTTTTATATTTGAAGTTTCACGCGGAATACAATATTACACTTGGAAATATTGCACTTATTTCCACCTGTTTTTTCTTTACTCAACTTATAGTTGATTTATTTTGTGCCAAATTTGTTGATAAAATAGGGTACAGAATATGTATTGTAACTTCAGAAGCCTGCTCAGCCATAGGTCTTGTAGGACTTGCTTTTCTCCCGGGAATTCTCCCGAATCCTTTTGCAGGAATTATAATAAGTGTAATTATATATGCAATTGGCAGCGGGCTTATTGAAGTGCTTTGCAGCCCGATCATTGAGGCATGTCCATTTGATAATAAAGAAGCAACTATGAGCTTGCTTCATTCTTTTTATTGCTGGGGAGCAGTAGGAACAATTCTTGTTTCAACAATTTTCTTTGCAGTATTTGGAATCGACAGCTGGAAATGGCTGGCAGTTCTGTTAGCCTTGATTCCGACAGTAAATATCTATAATTTTGCAACCTGTCCTATTGAATATCTTGTAGATGAGGACGAAGGAATGGGTATATCAGCTCTTTTTAAAACACCATTATTCTGGATTGCTATTATTTTGATGGTATGTTCCGGTGCTTCTGAATTATCTATGGCACAATGGGCTTCTGCATATGCTGAAGCAGCGCTTGGCTTAAGCAAAACAATGGGAGATCTTCTGGGACCATGTTTATTTGCTGTCTCCATGGGAATCAGCAGAATACTATATGGAAAATACGGAGAAAAAGTAGATCTGTCAAAGTTCATGCTTGGTTCAGGTGCATTATGCGTAGTATGTTATGTTCTTGCATCACTCTTTTTAAATCCTGTAGTAGGACTTACAGGATGTATCCTGTGTGGCTTTTCTGTTGGAATCATGTGGCCGGGTACATTAAGTATCTCATCTAAGAAGTTTCCGGCAGGTGGTACTGCAATGTTTGCACTTCTTGCCATGGCTGGAGATCTGGGAGGAAGCATCGGTCCTGGTATTGTTGGACGAGTAACCCAGATGGCGGGAGATAATATAAGGAGCGGTATGTTGGTCGGCCTGATCTTTCCCGTGGTAATGGTAATCGGACTCTTATTTTTTGATAAGATAAAGTCCAGATAACTTTTCAAAATTTGTCTACAGAAAAGAGATGAAAATACGAATGGAAACAAAACAAATTATTCTTGAAACAAGGACGGATGAGGATGTTATAGAAATAACACTGGCAATGATTGATCTACAAGTGCCTGTATTACATGAACCACGATATACTGATTTGGGTTATGAAAGTTGTTTTTTGTGTGGGAAAGACCTGCAAATGCGTATAATTCATAGAAAAATAATTATATAAGAACTCTTTTGAAGAATGTCTGATTTACAAGGCTTAGGAACTTCTTGACAGTGATATTGATTTGATATATGATTGTACCAAATAAAGGGGAGTAACCTACGCTTTTAAAATGTGCGTTTGTGGTATCGTCAGTACGGTGAAAACATCCGGTGTCGCAAGAAAATGGTGAGACTTTTATTGCATTTTTGTTATGCAATAAAGGTTTCTTTTTTTATACATTTTTATCGAAAAGATCTTTCATTGCATAAAAATCCAATAGACATTTATGAAAAGAGGAGGCATAAGTGATGAAAGAAATTTATCAACAGACAGTAAAAGATAAAATCCAACGTCAAAACCAGGAGTTTTCGATGGAAGGTCTGCGAGTATTGGATTTTACTTATCGTGAAATTCCAGAGAATCACACTTTAACTATAAAAGATGAGAATCACCTGGTATTCTTGGCTTGATCGCGATGATGGATCCGCCGAGAGAAGAATCATCTGGAAATTTTGGCGCAATCTTAGCAGTTCTTTGTGCATCAATTGCAGGATTACCAGTTCCATTTGCCCCGGTACATCTGCTGTTTATTAACCTTTTGACAGACAGCCTTCCGGCAATTGCATTAGGAATGGAACCACATAGAAGTGAAGTGATGAATGAGAAGCCAAGATCAGCAGATGAATCGATACTGACAAAAGATTTTCTTAGTAAGATCGGTCTGGAAGGTTTTGTGATTGGAGCTATGACAATGATTGGATTCTTAACAGGATATCATCA contains the following coding sequences:
- a CDS encoding MATE family efflux transporter produces the protein MITDFTKEHPDRTLWRFWIPMMFSVMFQQIYNIADSMIAGKFAGEDALAAVGASYPITIIFMAFAVGMNLGASVVVSRLFGAGDRKGVKRAVTTAFVSSLGLAAVLTVFGYFFSSNMMEWIHTPQNIMADGILYLKIYVFGMIFLMLYNVCTGVFTALGDSKTPLYFLLGSSAGNIILDLIFVAQFHWGVAGVAWATFIAQGISAVLALLTLFSRLRSFAGEEKQPFFDRGYFTQIFAIAVPSILQQSVLSVGNLFVQDIVNRYGSAVVAGYSGAIKLNTFAINIFMTLGSCLSSYTAQNIGAGKAERIPLGFRTGLKLSAVATVPFVVLYVGFSRRMMGLFLNAESGAAITAGMEFLRIVAPWYLMIVVKLMTDGIIRGAGAMTYFVAATVPDLIIRILFALMFSRNYGSTGIWMAWPFGWIAATVLTLVFYRKVRRQSGDLA
- a CDS encoding helix-turn-helix transcriptional regulator; the encoded protein is MSFQNQFTKTTTDANLMETVHHGSAEYPFRYYYENIALFDFKCIDWHWHSELEFIYIESGNVVFDIGTVHFELNEGNGIMINSKILHRLQSSSDAIIPNFLFQPSFIAPQDSLIYKKYINPVISSSLEYLVFQPDIPWQKKALEIIKTIIAVQETEFNREIIVSMSVQQLWILLLENLTFDQFENMGAVISRTRLQLMMQYVHAHYSENITLEDIARTANISKSTALHLFQNNLKLTPVKYLINYRLTQAALLLINTEEKIATISNNTGFNNVDHFCRTFKKTYKMTPTDYRNQERAPVS
- a CDS encoding MFS transporter; this translates as MKNYKKTKLACYLGFITQAIAANFAPLLYLKFHAEYNITLGNIALISTCFFFTQLIVDLFCAKFVDKIGYRICIVTSEACSAIGLVGLAFLPGILPNPFAGIIISVIIYAIGSGLIEVLCSPIIEACPFDNKEATMSLLHSFYCWGAVGTILVSTIFFAVFGIDSWKWLAVLLALIPTVNIYNFATCPIEYLVDEDEGMGISALFKTPLFWIAIILMVCSGASELSMAQWASAYAEAALGLSKTMGDLLGPCLFAVSMGISRILYGKYGEKVDLSKFMLGSGALCVVCYVLASLFLNPVVGLTGCILCGFSVGIMWPGTLSISSKKFPAGGTAMFALLAMAGDLGGSIGPGIVGRVTQMAGDNIRSGMLVGLIFPVVMVIGLLFFDKIKSR